A window of Acidobacteriota bacterium genomic DNA:
ATTGGGGCCGATGAGCCGCGACTTGCGGGTTTGCAGGAACTCCCACGCGCGCACCATGTCGAGCGCCGGAATGCCCTCGGTGATGCAGACGATGAGCGGCAGCTCGGCCTCGGCGGCTTCCATGATGGCGTCCGCGGCGAACGGCGGCGGCACGAAGATGAGCGTAGCGTTCGCGCCCGTCTTCGAGGTTGCTTCGGCCACGGTGTTGAAGATGGGCCAGCCTTCGTGCGTCGTCCCGCCCTTCCCCGGCGTCACGCCGCCCATGATCTGCGTGCCGTATTCCTGGCATGCCTTGGCGTGGAACGTGCCTTCGCGGCCGGTGAGGCCCTGCACGATCACCTTCGTGTTCTTGTCGACTAGTATGCTCATCGATTCAATCCAAATCCTCTACACCGATCATCCTGAGGAGCGTAGCGACGAAGGACCTGTCGTTACTGCATCCTCCTGCACACCGTTCGCGTGCGCTACTTCCCCGCTGCCGCGACGACTTTCTCCGCCGCGTCCTTCATCGTCTGCGCCACGATGAAGTTCAGTCCACTCTTCTGCAAGATCTCGCGTCCCTGCTCCACGTTGGTGCCTTCGAGGCGCAGCACCAGCGGGATGGTGATGTTCGTGGCCTTCGCCGCTTCGACCACGCCGGTGGCGAGCGTGTCCACCCGCAGGATGCCGCCAAAGATGTTGATGAGGATCGCCTTCACGTGTTTGTCGCTCAGCAGGATCTTGAACGCGTTGGTGATCTGCTCGGCGTTCGCGCCGCCGCCTACGTCAAGGAAGTTCGCCGGCGAGCCGCCCGCGTACTTGATGATGTCCATGGTCGCCATCGCCAGACCAGCGCCGTTGACCATGCACGCGATGTTGCCGTCCAAGCGGATGTAGTTGAGCCCGTATTTCGACGCTTCCACTTCCAGCGGATCCTCCTCGTTCACGTCGCGCAGCTCTTTCAAATCTTTGTGACGGAACATCGCGTTGTCGTCAAAGGTCATCTTGGCGTCGAGCGCGAGCAGGCGCGAGTCTTTGGTGACGACGAAGGGATTGATCTCGAGTAGCGACGAGTCCGTGGCTTCATACGCGCGATAGAGCGCTTGCATGATCTGTACGGCGGAATTGGTCTGCGCGGGCTCGATGCCGAGGGCAAACGCGAGATTGCGGGCCTGGAAGGCCTGCAAGCCCATCCCCGGCTCGACCCACTCTTTCAGGATGGCCTTGGGATCTTTTGCCGCGACCTCTTCGATCTCCATGCCACCGGACTTCGACGCCATGAAAACCGGCTTCGCCGCGGCGCGGTCGAGCACGATGCCGAGGTAGAGCTCGCGGTCGATGTCGAGCGTCTCTTCGAGCAGCAGCCGGTGGACGATCTTGCCTTCCGGGCCGGTCTGGTGCGTGACCAGCTTCATGCCCAGGATCTTCTTGGCGTGCTCGAGCGCCTCGGCGAATGTCTTCCCGACTTTCACTCCGCCGCCCTTGCCGCGTCCGCCGGCATGGATCTGCGCTTTGACGACCACGCCCTTCGCGCCCGCGCCGAACAGGTCTTTGGCCACGCGCTCGGCCTCTTCGATGGTGACGGCCATTTCGCCGCGCGGCACCGGCACGCCATACTTCGACAGGATGTTCTTCGCCTGATACTCGTGGATCTTCATGGGTTTGGGAGCGCTGGATGGTGCAGAGTTCGGTCAGGAAACTTTCGATTGTATAGGAACGGCGCAGGCGACGGCTAGTGCGCGACCTTCGCATTCCTTGCCTTCGAGAACCAGTGAACGCCGAGCCAGGTCAACCCGCCGTAGAGGATTCCGTTGCCCATAACAACGACTACCCAATGAATACCCATCAGGTAGATTGAGGGGCAGGTGACAGCCATCACAATCTCCCAGTACGACGCCATTCGGAAGCCGGACATTACGGCCGCCGAGACGTAAAGCCAAAAGAACGCCACCCCGCATCCGATTACAGCCGCAACGATTGGTAGGAGTCTCTTCACGCTGGCATATCCTTCGTCCTGCGGCTAAATCACCACGGTCTCTTTGTACTCCCCGAACACCCGCCGCATCGCGTCTGAGATCTCGCCGACGGTCGCGTAGCCCTCGACCGCGTGGATGATGTGCGGCATAAGATTGTCGCCCGAGCGAGCGGCGTCTTCTACCGACTTCAGGGCGGATTCCCAGGCTTGCTTGTCGCGGCGCGCGCGCAGCGCGTGCAGGCGCTCGACTTGCTTGCGCTCGAGGTCGGGATCGTGCCGGAAGGTCGGAACAGACGTCTCTTCCTCGACCTCGAAGCGGTTGACCCCCACAACGACGGCCTCGGCACGGTCGACCGCCTGCTGGTAGTCGTAGGCGGCGTTCTGTATCTCCTGCTGCACATAGCCGCGGTCGATGGCCTTGAGCATGCCGCCCATGCCGGCGATCTTGTCGAGATAGGCCTGCGCGCGCTTCTCCACTTCATTGGTCAGCGCCTCGATGTAGTAAGAGCCGGCGACCGGGTCGACCGTCTGCGGCGCGCCCGATTCGTAAGCGATGATCTGCTGCGTCCTGAGCGCCACACGCGCGGCGTCTTCAGTGGGTAGGGCGAGGGCCTCATCGTATGAATTCGTATGTAAAGACTGCGTGCCGCCGAGCACCGCCGCGAGCGCCTGGAGCGCGGTCCGAACGATGTTGTTCTCCGGCTGCTGCGCGGTCAATGTCGAGCCGGCCGTCTGGGTGTGGAAGCGCAGCATCCAGGAGCGCGGGGCTTTAGCCCCGAAGTGGTCACGCATGATGCGCGCCCACATCCGCCGCGCGGCGCGGAACTTTGCGACCTCTTCGAGGAAATTGTTGTGCGCGTTGAAAAAAAACGAAAGCCGTCCCGCGAACTTGTCGACGTCGAGCCCGGCAGCGATGGCGGCCTCGACGTAGGTCATCCCGTTGGCGAGCGTGAATGCGACCTCCTGCACCGCGGTCGAACCCGCCTCGCGCATGTGGTAGCCCGAGATGGAGATCGAGTTCCACTCGGGCACGTGCTCGGTGGTGTAAGCAAAGATGTCGGTGACGATGCGCATCGCCTGCGGGATGGGATAGATGTACGTCCCGCGCGCGATGTATTCCTTGAGCACGTCGTTCTGCACCGTGCCGGATATCTTGCGAACATCCGCCCGCGACCGCTTCGCGACGGCAATGTAGAGGGCGAGCAGGATGGACGCGGTCGCATTGATGGTCATCGAGGTCGAGATCTTTTCGAGCGGGATGCCGGCGAAGAGGCGCTCCATGTCTGCGATGGAATCGATGGCCACGCCGACCTTGCCGACCTCGCCGGCGGCGAGCGCCGCGTCGGAGTCCATGCCGATCTGTGTGGGCAGGTCGAAGGCGACGGAAAGCCCGGTCGTCCCATGCGCGAGCAGGTACTTGTAGCGGCGATTGGATTCTTCGGCGTCACCCATGCCGGCGTATTGGCGCATGGTCCAGAGCCGTCCGCGGTACATGGTCGGCTGCACGCCGCGTGTGAATGGCGCTTCGCCCGGATATCCGACCTCGCGGTCGTAGTCCCAGTCGTAGTCCGAGCCATGGAGCTCCGCCGGGGTGTAGAGCGGCTTCACCTCGATGTGCGAGGAGGTTTGGGGCTCGGATCTCGTCTTCGGTTTCTCGCTCATGCGGAAGGTCTAGTGTAGCGAGATTGAATCATTTGTTCATTGACTCATTGCTTCATTGGATCCAATGAACAAATGAACTAATGAGGCAATGGATCAATTCCTCCGCGCCCGCCAGAAGCTGCTCACCGTGAACCACGCGAAGACCGCGGTGAACGCCGCCGTGACGGCCAGCTTCCCCGGCGACCATTTGTTCCACTCGCGGACCAGCGCAGTGACGCCGAGCGCGAAGAAGACGAAGAAGAAGACGCCGGCGACCTGGTGGAAGAG
This region includes:
- the sucC gene encoding ADP-forming succinate--CoA ligase subunit beta: MKIHEYQAKNILSKYGVPVPRGEMAVTIEEAERVAKDLFGAGAKGVVVKAQIHAGGRGKGGGVKVGKTFAEALEHAKKILGMKLVTHQTGPEGKIVHRLLLEETLDIDRELYLGIVLDRAAAKPVFMASKSGGMEIEEVAAKDPKAILKEWVEPGMGLQAFQARNLAFALGIEPAQTNSAVQIMQALYRAYEATDSSLLEINPFVVTKDSRLLALDAKMTFDDNAMFRHKDLKELRDVNEEDPLEVEASKYGLNYIRLDGNIACMVNGAGLAMATMDIIKYAGGSPANFLDVGGGANAEQITNAFKILLSDKHVKAILINIFGGILRVDTLATGVVEAAKATNITIPLVLRLEGTNVEQGREILQKSGLNFIVAQTMKDAAEKVVAAAGK
- a CDS encoding methylmalonyl-CoA mutase family protein, with product MSEKPKTRSEPQTSSHIEVKPLYTPAELHGSDYDWDYDREVGYPGEAPFTRGVQPTMYRGRLWTMRQYAGMGDAEESNRRYKYLLAHGTTGLSVAFDLPTQIGMDSDAALAAGEVGKVGVAIDSIADMERLFAGIPLEKISTSMTINATASILLALYIAVAKRSRADVRKISGTVQNDVLKEYIARGTYIYPIPQAMRIVTDIFAYTTEHVPEWNSISISGYHMREAGSTAVQEVAFTLANGMTYVEAAIAAGLDVDKFAGRLSFFFNAHNNFLEEVAKFRAARRMWARIMRDHFGAKAPRSWMLRFHTQTAGSTLTAQQPENNIVRTALQALAAVLGGTQSLHTNSYDEALALPTEDAARVALRTQQIIAYESGAPQTVDPVAGSYYIEALTNEVEKRAQAYLDKIAGMGGMLKAIDRGYVQQEIQNAAYDYQQAVDRAEAVVVGVNRFEVEEETSVPTFRHDPDLERKQVERLHALRARRDKQAWESALKSVEDAARSGDNLMPHIIHAVEGYATVGEISDAMRRVFGEYKETVVI